A part of Cotesia glomerata isolate CgM1 linkage group LG4, MPM_Cglom_v2.3, whole genome shotgun sequence genomic DNA contains:
- the LOC123263648 gene encoding ankyrin repeat and BTB/POZ domain-containing protein 2 isoform X1, with amino-acid sequence MFDILKKDNCQLNCKCELCRELSSPGSSPRSDYCSSPTAEISKVFRPMDSTNFILRRAMPFVSRAPSKEWQEATMVDDYGTMSTLEDTTKLLDLGLTSTNSSPSLVGGRIMDGDYGKFTPSRPAPPKPDQDPNKIVIHCGENSQEEIVVHVSPSREDVLKIEEDETRIEDYWSLPGDTTGFKADWSFVQQWRLRGPSGAKDVYCPPYGKDSPESARLESDHPHHHHSLHLRRPECTENSSSDENRSSGHASMSDTGGHSSSSPYRAREQLNSVPEDDRFSASVTQRRNRGPSRNRHRATPAKLQVPWNGSGLEDIKLAIQQLTMRSHTSTSTYSSLSGSESSEPAVRRLMRHSSLETINTNVTSADEFVWVDSHNRLVELQSLPWSHHDVLRVLQTGRAREHMDLVSMDTIPRLSYLLQRALVRVAREIQRLARPLGLCSKHEVASALKIVLCPALADSCIKACFRAAAMFAVSGDQLRQSKSSRSGLTLPVGRFLRWMSDVRLGKMVHEYAAIYLAAGMENLLEEILLQCLPPDAVTLTATMLEHAIANNGDLWGLLQPYAHLNAGRTASGALAMPRWASVSSLNSSTSKGSRDLGNIEPSLLTTCVGSLSELLELISKLTHAGKCPTPLTSRALNALFYYMRCSQLEHGDKSAGIQELAYERAYVVLPPLVEWLRVSAAHSEYRHGGVVDHDDVNQAARLLLPGVDCPVRPLCFEEVSCRRADDEFVKRLTLDMAFKMLTSGRRDLVSQALPLLPPTKINTVNDSGLTALMLACIANNEAAVTTLLDAGADPNIESPTPGATPLKSTPKSQSNAETQHWTALTFVSLLGHCQIARILLERGAKVEGGARVGEDKCTVTPLQAATATGCHEMVALLLAHGAQPFLSTIVKDGFSYSGAAQRGCYSAICVATAHGQRACLHQLLSHPLNFSRKDKEVLSLEEILAEGSTEPLTKTKDPVFNKVQSKALQEAMYHSAESNHLEITMELRGLGVTWTLHCWMASLATAHEMRIDTVIDQLLQDFLQVCPDDYSSQFVQECLPLLFNIFRYNKKEGTTLLLADIFCNCYGWEPIKKIRDTTVPTGSRIDPKFVNNPELSDVQFRVEGRVFYGHKIVLITSSPRFRNMLSSKLCEGNPPIVQINDIRYHIFQMVMEFLYHGGCASLQVNQSDVLELMAAANFFQLDGLLRYCEAQCSSIVDLDNVVSMYIHAKVYNANQLLEYCQGFLLQNMVALMTYDDSVKRLLFAKKLPNHDVLAGLLATLQSRIKSRKQYKN; translated from the exons atGTTTGACATCCTAAAAAAAGACAACTGTCAACTGAACTGCAAATGTGAACTCTGCCGAGAATTATCCAGTCCAGGGTCCAGTCCCAGGTCTGACTACTGTTCATCACCAACAGCGGAAATCTCCAAGGTCTTCCGGCCAATGGACAGCACCAATTTCATCCTCAGGCGGGCCATGCCCTTTGTCAGCCGGGCGCCTTCCAAGGAGTGGCAGGAAGCTACCATGGTGGATGACTACGGGACCATGTCCACGCTTGAGGACACCACCAAACTGCTTGATCTCGGACTGACTAGTACTAATAGTAGTCCCTCGCTAGTCGGAGGAAGGATTATGGACGGTGACTATGGTAAATTCACGCCGAGCAGACCCGCGCCGCCGAAACCCGATCAGGATCCCAATAAAATTGTGATTCATTGCGGGGAAAATTCACAGGAGGAAATTGTGGTACATGTCAGTCCTAGTAGGGAAGATGTTTTGAAGATTGAAGAGGACGAAACTAGGATTGAAGATTACTGGTCTTTGCCGGGGGATACTACTGGGTTCAAGGCTGACTGGAGTTTTGTGCAGCAGTGGCGGCTTCGTGG ACCGAGTGGCGCGAAGGATGTCTACTGCCCTCCGTACGGCAAGGACAGCCCCGAATCGGCTCGCCTCGAGTCAGACCACCCGCACCACCACCACAGCTTGCACTTACGTCGCCCAGAATGCACGGAGAACAGTTCCTCCGACGAGAACCGTTCCTCTGGCCACGCAAGTATGTCAGACACCGGCGGTCACAGCAGCAGCTCGCCCTACCGAGCGCGAGAGCAACTAAACTCAGTTCCCGAAGACGACAGATTCTCAGCGTCAGTGACCCAGCGGCGAAACCGTGGCCCAAGCCGCAACAGACACCGAGCCACACCAGCGAAG TTGCAGGTTCCGTGGAACGGTTCCGGCCTGGAGGACATAAAACTCGCCATCCAGCAGCTGACGATGCGGTCCCACACTTCAACTTCAACCTACTCATCTCTCAGCGGATCAGAAAGCTCCGAGCCAGCAGTCCGGCGGCTGATGCGGCACTCCAGCCTGGAGACGATCAACACCAACGTGACCAGCGCGGACGAGTTCGTCTGGGTCGACTCGCACAACCGCCTAGTCGAGCTCCAGAGCCTCCCCTGGAGCCACCACGACGTCCTCCGAGTCCTCCAGACCGGCCGCGCACGAGAGCACATGGACCTAGTCTCCATGGACACCATCCCCAGGCTGTCCTACCTCCTCCAGCGGGCCCTAGTCCGCGTGGCCCGCGAAATCCAGCGCCTGGCCCGCCCTCTAGGGCTCTGCAGCAAGCATGAGGTCGCCAGCGCCCTTAAGATCGTCCTCTGCCCTGCCCTAGCGGACTCCTGCATCAAAGCCTGCTTCAGAGCCGCCGCCATGTTTGCAGTTTCCGGAGACCAGCTGCGCCAATCAAAATCTTCGCGCTCAGGCCTGACTCTTCCAGTCGGGAGGTTCCTCAGGTGGATGTCAGACGTGCGGCTCGGCAAGATGGTCCACGAGTACGCGGCTATCTACCTAGCCGCAGGGATGGAGAACCTCCTAGAGGAGATCCTCCTCCAGTGTCTCCCTCCAGACGCAGTGACTTTAACAGCCACCATGCTGGAGCACGCAATCGCCAACAACGGCGACCTCTGGGGCCTGCTCCAGCCTTACGCCCATCTAAACGCCGGCCGTACGGCTTCTGGGGCCCTAGCCATGCCCCGATGGGCCTCAGTCAGCAGCCTCAACTCCTCCACCTCCAAAGGAAGCCGAGATCTAGGAAACATTGAGCCCTCCTTGCTCACCACCTGCGTAGGGTCGCTTTCAGAGCTTCTAGAGCTCATCTCCAAGCTGACCCACGCCGGAAAGTGCCCCACCCCTTTGACCTCTAGGGCCCTCAACGCCCTCTTCTACTACATGCGCTGTTCCCAATTAGAGCACGGAGATAAAAGCGCGGGAATCCAGGAACTAGCTTACGAGAGGGCGTATGTAGTCCTGCCCCCTCTTGTTGAGTGGCTGAGAGTCTCAGCGGCTCACTCGGAGTACCGCCATGGAGGCGTGGTCGACCACGATGACGTCAACCAAGCAGCCAGGCTCCTCCTCCCGGGCGTTGACTGTCCCGTAAGGCCGCTTTGTTTTGAAGAAGTCAGCTGCCGTAGGGCCGACGATGAGTTTGTTAAACGCCTGACATTGGACATGGCTTTTAAAATGCTGACCAGTGGCCGTAGGGATTTGGTCAGCCAGGCTTTGCCCCTCCTACCCCCCACTAAAATCAACACAGTCAACGATTCTGGCCTTACGGCTCTTATGCTCGCCTGTATAGCCAATAACGAAGCCGCTGTGACTACCCTATTGGACGCGGGGGCGGATCCTAACATCGAAAGCCCCACCCCCGGAGCCACACCCCTTAAATCCACCCCTAAGAGCCAGAGTAACGCGGAAACTCAGCACTGGACGGCGCTGACCTTCGTTTCTTTGTTAGGCCACTGTCAAATCGCCAGGATTTTATTGGAAAGGGGCGCTAAGGTCGAGGGTGGGGCCAGAGTGGGAGAGGACAAGTGTACTGTCACACCCCTTCAGGCGGCTACGGCTACAGGGTGCCATGAAATGGTCGCGCTGTTACTGGCTCATGGCGCGCAGCCTTTTTTATCGACTATTGTCAAAGACGGGTTCAGTTACTCCGGTGCGGCTCAGCGCGGCTGCTACAGCGCCATCTGTGTTGCCACCGCCCACGGCCAGAGGGCGTGTCTCCACCAGCTGCTGTCCCACCCACTGAACTTCTCCAGGAAGGACAAGGAGGTCCTAAGTTTAGAGGAAATCCTCGCAGAGGGCAGCACTGAGCCCCTGACCAAGACCAAGGACCCGGTGTTTAATAAAGTCCAGAGCAAGGCCCTCCAGGAGGCGATGTACCACAGTGCGGAGAGCAACCACCTGGAGATCACCATGGAGTTAAGAGGGCTAGGTGTCACTTGGACTCTGCACTGCTGGATGGCCAGTTTAGCTACTGCCCATGAGATGAGGATAGATACCGTCATTGATCAGCTCCTCCAGGACTTCCTCCAGGTCTGCCCAGATGACTACTCCTCCCAATTTGTCCAGGAGTGTCTGCCATTGTTGTTCAATATTTTTCGGTACAATAAG AAGGAGGGAACTACGCTCCTCCTAGCGGATATTTTTTGCAACTGCTACGGCTGGGAGCCGATAAAGAAGATCAGGGATACGACTGTACCGACCGGGTCTAGGATAGATCCCAAGTTTGTGAATAATCCTGAACTTAGTGATGTTCAGTTCCGGGTAGAGGGCCGCGTTTTTTACGGGCATAAAATTGTGCTCATTACCTCCTCGCCTAGGTTCAGAAATATGCTCAGTTCTAAACTTTGTGAAGGGAACCCTCCTATTGTGCAGATTAATGATATAAGATATCATATTTTCCAG ATGGTAATGGAATTTCTTTACCACGGAGGCTGCGCGAGTTTGCAAGTCAACCAGAGTGACGTCTTGGAACTCATGGCAGCGGCTAACTTCTTCCAGCTTGACGGGCTTTTAAGGTACTGCGAGGCCCAGTGCTCTTCTATAGTCGACCTGGATAATGTAGTCTCCATGTATATCCACGccaag GTGTACAACGCGAACCAATTACTGGAATATTGCCAAGGTTTCCTTCTTCAGAATATGGTGGCGCTGATGACCTACGACGACTCGGTAAAGCGATTATTATTCgctaaaaaattaccaaatcACGATGTACTTGCCGGACTTCTTGCCACGCTTCAATCGAGAATAAAATCGCGGaagcaatataaaaattaa